Within Acidimicrobiia bacterium, the genomic segment GTTAGAGAATCGATGTCGAATCGAGGCCAACTCGTCTTGCTGCTCCGACGAGAGGTCGCCAACGCTCATGACATTGTTATGAACGACATCGACATCTTCTTGGCCGATGGGCGCCGCGGTGACCACAGGCTTCGCCAATGCGCTACGGGTGGCTACCACCCGAGTTGGGAATAGCTCTTCAGCTACGCCTAGCCATCGTGCCGCGACCCCAACGGTTGCGGTTGGGTCACCAAGTGGTGCCTTCGAACTGTCGTGTCGCACGGCTGCTGCCAATGAACGCATAGCGCCGGTGGCTTCAGGACCATCTTCACCACGGGCAATCGCTTCCACCGCCCGATGGCCAAAGACCATACCTTCCAACAGCGAATTGGAAGCCAAGCGGTTGGCGCCATGTACCCCGCTGGCAGCTGTTTCACCAGCCGCCCAAAGCCCACGAAGTGTGGTGGCACCATTTAGGTCAGTCACAATTCCACCGCAATGGTAATGAGCGGCCGGCGCGATAGGCAGTAGGTCTTTGGTGGGGTCAAGACCCACGTCGGCTAACGAGCGGTAGATGGATGGGAAGCGCGCCTCGAAGTTTTCTAGATGGCGGGCATCCAACAGGCAGTGGTCGACGCCTAAAGCCAACATTCGCTCGAGCATGGCGCGCGACACCTGGTCGCGCGGCAAAAGTTCATCTACAAAGCGCTCACCGTTGGTGTCTTTGATTAATGCGCCGTGCCCTCGCAAGGCTTCCGATAACAGCGGCCTTGGCATCGACGGATGATGCAGTGCGCTGGGGTGGAACTGCATAAATTCAACATCGGCCACCGCAACCCCTGCCCGCAACGCCATTGCGATGCCATCACCGGTGGCTTCAGCCGGGTTGGTGGTAACGGCAAAGAGCTGACCTGATCCGCCGGTAGCAATAAGTACATGACGTGCTCGTATCGCCATCACATCGGCGTTCGCTGGAGCGGTATGGCCGGGTTCCAGCGCGTTAGCACTAGCGGTAAGGGCACGCACGCCCACGCAGCGGTCGTCTTCAACAATCAGATCGACCACGAAGGTGTGCTCGTGAATCCGGGTGGCGGTGGCTCGCACGGCTTCCGCCAATGAGCGCTCAACTTCAGCACCGGTGGCGGCCCCGCCAGCATGGAAAATACGGGCCAGGGAATGGCCACCTTCACGTGCCAGCAAATATTCGCCATCTTCACCACGATCGAATATCGCACCGGCATTAATCAGCTCGGCGACGCGCCGTGGGCCATCTTCAACCAACACTCGTACCGCTTCCACGTCACACAATCCCGCTCCGGCGGCCAAAGTGTCGGCCAGGTGCAAATCGGTGGAATCAGCTTCGGTCGACATGACCGCAGCCACCCCGCCCTGAGCCCAACGGGTGTTGCTCTGGGTGATCTCGCCTTTGGTCAGCACCCCAACTGAAAGGTTGTGCACTTGTGCGGCGGCTAAGGCCGCGCTGAGACCCGCTACGCCACTACCAATGATCAACAAATCGAGCTCAGGTTTTGGTGAACTCACCTAGTTACCACCGCTGCTAAAACTGCTGGGTGGCGATCCATCGGTCTTTAGGGAATCAGCGGTGTAGAGATGAGGTTCTGATAGTGGAACCGCGGCCGAAATATTGTCTAGCAAACGAGGTTTACCCACCTGCGCGGCGATCAACAATCGAACGTTTTGGCCGCCATATGGGCTTAAGTCATGCACGGCTTCCAAGGTGTCGGGATCGGCCACCTGGGCATAGTCCAAGCTTGCTACGGGCTCCTTGGCCACCACGTCGGACATTAGCTGGCGGATAGCGTTGCCGTTGCGTTCACCAGACGCAATGGCTTTGGCACCCGTGTCGAGGGCCCGCTTAAGAACCGTTGCACTCTGTCGCTCAATCTCACTGAGATAGGCATTTCGACTGGAAAGTGCCAAACCGTCGGGTTCACGAATCGTTTCACAGCCGACAACTTCCACTGGAAACGAGAGGTCACTAACCATCCGCTTGACTACCGCTAGCTGCTGGAAATCCTTCTCGCCGAAATAAGCCCTAGTGGCACCAACAATGTTCAGAATCTTGGCGACCACCGTGGCCACGCCAGAAAAATGGGTCGGTCTGGTCGCGCCTTCCATTTCTTCTGACACCCCCGAAACGCTAACCGTGGTGACCACCGCTTGGGGATACATTTCGGTGACCTCAGGTACAAACAGGAAATCAACCCCGGCCCCAACTGCGAGCTGGCGGTCACGCTCAAGGTCTCTTGGATAACTGCTAAGATCTTCGCTGGGACCAAATTGCAGCGGGTTGACAAAAATGGTGGCCACCACCACATCACATTCCGAACGTGCTCGTGCCATTAACGAGATGTGTCCCTCATGCAAATAGCCCATGGTTGGCACCAAGCCAATGGTGGCACCACTGGCCCGCCTGGAATCGAGAACTTTGCGCAAGGCCGCAATCTGGGTGATTTCTTCCATCATCAGGCCTCAAGACCGGGTGTTGCGTGTCCAGCCAGCTTTTGGGCGGCTTCCGATAAAGCTAGATACAAGGGCCGTTCAGCTTCTGGCATGGCTGCTAGATGGCGGGCAATAGTTGCCATATCACCCCGGGCCGCGGGACCGGTTAAGGCAGCTTTCGGACCAATTTGTTCCACGTTGTCTACGCTCATTCGCACCAATTCAAGATAGGCCTCAAGGGGCACTCCAGCCTGTTCTCCCAGCCGTTCAACCTGGGCCAATAGCGCCACCAGGTGGTTTGAAGCAACCGCTGCGGCGGCGTGATACACCGCACGGTTTTCATCAGCCACCGGAATAGGTTGGCCATGCAACGTTTGCACCACCTCTTCTATCAGGCGAGTTGCTCCGGGGGTGTTGGCAGCTATTGAGTACCAAGCACCCAAAAGACGTTGGGCACCGACCTCGGCGTTGGGAATAGTGACTAGAGGATGCAAGACAGCTTTGTGGGCATGAGCACCTAAAACGTCAAGACCTAAAGATCCGGCCAGATGTGCCACTACCGTTCCCGGAGCAGGCAAAATAGCGTTAGCGACATTGGCGATAGCGTCATCGGGGGTAGCGATTACTAACAGGTCAGGGCCAATCGCCATATGGGTCAGCTCGTCGTCACGGCCCACAAAATCTTCAAGCTCCCAGCCTGCTGCCACCAGTGCAATTGCTAGCGCTCGACCCGCACGTCCCGGACCGATGATGCGCACGTTTGGCACGTTAACCTCCACTTTGGCCTTGGCAATGCCACATATGTTGAGGTTAATCGCGCCGTATCTCAACCGACCCAATAACGAGGAAGGATAGAGCTAAAACGGTAGTTAGTTAAGGCTGTGAATTGTGATGCCAAAGCAACATGGCCGCCAATGAACGCCACGGGCGCCAAGCTTCGGAACGCGCTTCGAGCTGGCGCGTGTTTGGCACATTCGACACGCCGTCATCCCCGGTAGTGGCCAAGGCCTTTCGTAAGCCGAGATCAGCAGCCGGGAAAGCATCGTGATGACCAAGGCGCATGGCAATGTAGTGCGCTGTCCACGGGCCCAAACCCTTGATGGCACAAATTGAGCTGATTAGCTCATCAAGCGGCACCGCTTTGTCGAGCACAACTTGGCCTTCCGCCACGGCGTTGGCAAAGCCTCGGATGGCGTTGACGCGTGCCTGGGGCATACCGATGGCATCTAAGTTCGCTTCGGCAACGGTGGCTGGCGTGGGAAACAGATATTGCGGACAGTCGGCCCCCAGCGTGTCGACGCAATCGCCGACTCTGTCCATCCGAGTACCAAGTCGTTCTACAAAACGCGCTGCAATGGTGCTGGCCCCCGCCACACTGACTTGTTGACCCATAATCGTGCGGACTCCGGTCTCGAAGGGATCCCAGGTTCCGGCCACCCTCAAACCTGAATGCACAGCTACGATCGGTGCCAAAAATTGATCGCTACCGAGCAGCTGATGGGCCTCTACTATCGGTTGGTCTAAGCCAAAGATGGCCCGAACCCGCGCCTCAATAGCTTCGCTCGGTTGGCTTTGGTTGAAACTACTGCTCCACTCCAGGCGACCATCAGACAACGCTTGAATCTCAATGATGCCCATTTGGCCATCAACTCGAACGCTGCGCCGGTAGGTACTGTTCTCCAAGTCGACCTGTTCAACTCCACCGATGGCGCGTCGGGAAAAATATTTGAACATGGTGACCATGTTCAAGGGTCCTTCATAGGGCAATGGCTGGGGCTGCCCTATGTGGGGTTCGCGACCAGAATTACCCTTGGCTTGGCTATTGCGAGTTACCGGGTTCTGGTTCTGGTTCTGGTTCTGGTGAGGCATGGTTGAACAAGTCTCCGTGTGGCACCACCTCGTCGTCAGGATCAACATCCCAAGCAAGATCTGCCAAGTCTGGGGCTAACTCTAAGAGCGGCACCTGAACAAACCTCCGCAGCAACATACGCGGATGCGGTACCACTAAATCGATCTCGTTTACCTCAACCCCATCAATCCAAAGCACATCCACGTCTAAGGTGCGAGGACCAAAGCGCTCCTTGCGCACCCGCTGCGCCGCTTCTTCTAGCAAGCCACACAGGCCAAGGAGTTCACGAGGCGACCAGTTCGTCTCTAACTGAACCACCAAATTGAGATAGGCCCCTTGGTTTTCAGGGCCACCAACCGGTTCTGTTTCATAAACCCTCGATACCGCCGTCAGCTCGTCGATGGATTGAACAGCCTGGCGTAGATAAGCCTGACGATCACCTAAGTTGGAACCTAGACCCAAAAATGCTCGCACCAATCCCCCAACATTTGTTGTTGTCTCAGCTAAAGAAGCTGCTTAACCAGCATTTTTCGAGGCTAGCTGGCGTGTGGGTATAACTAACTTCGTGTTCGTGTAATGCGCACCGATGAAGTCTCGAGAGCAAAGGGCACCGGGGGACGAAGCTTCTTCACCGTCACCGTGACCGTGCTAACCCTTTGGTCTTCAAGGACCCTCTCGGTAATTACTTCAGCCATTCGTTCAATCAGCACAAAACGGTGGCGGGTAATGATTCCCACTACGGCTTCACCCAAAGTGCCGTAGTCGATGGTGTCTTCCAAACGATCACTGGCACCGGCGGCCGGTAGATCGGCTTCGACCACCAAATCGACCTCGAATGGTTGAGGACGCTCTTGCTCTTCTGGCAAGGCCCCACAAAAACCCACAGCCCGAAGGCCACTAAGTATTATTTGGTCGGAAGCGCTCACGAATGGTTAGCGCAGCTACTGAGGCTGCGGTGCCGGGATTTCGAGGCCATCGGCGGAAGACACAATTTCTCGCCCATAGGGGCCAAGTTTGCGCGACACCAGTTGCTCGACTGCCGTGATGGTCGAAGGGCCATCGGGTAGCAGCCCGCACCACAGCAAATATCCGGCCACGATGCCACAAACCTTGTCACCCAGGTCTTCTGAGTGCACCAAAACTTTGCCAGCACCGGAAAGAAAATTGTGAAGCTGCGGGTACAGCGCCCTCATGATTTTGGCCGGATCATCGGTGTTGTGCATGGGGCAGTGCGCCCAGTGCAAGCCCAGCTCTTCGTAGTTGTGCAGGTTATGTGACCCAGGTATGAGCGACACTACCTTGGTGAAGCCCTGCTCACGTAGCCAAATAATTTCTTCCTGGCGACGTACCTTGCGGTGGTCAGTTCCGTAACCACCAGGGCGTTCCGCCACCGCCAACTTGTTTTTGATGATCCACGAAAAATGACGCGGGGCGATTCCTTGTGCCCACTTGCCTTTAGCAGCCATAACTCAAACCTACTCCGTCACTCTCAGGTTTTTCTCTTCGAGTTAGTGCTCGTTGATAGACCCTGCAACTACTGACACCGCCTCAACGCTAGCGCTTACATCGTGCACTCGTACCATTGAAGCTCCAGATGCCAGAGCCCAGGTTACGGTGGCGATCGAGCCTTCTAGCCTTTCAGCAACGTTCACCAAATCAACCGGTAAATCATCATTACCGACCGAAGAAACCCTATCGTCTAAATTGCCAGACACACCCGCAGTTTTGGTGCTTTCAGGGCGAGCGGCGCGGGCTCTGGCCGCACCGGCCGCGTCTGATTCCGCTAACAGCTGACCCAAGAAGCGTTTTCGGCTGGTACCAACCAGAACTGGCCAGCCAAGGCTGCATAAGGCATCAAGGTTGGCCAATAGCTTCACGTTTTGTAAACCGGTCTTGGCAAAACCGATACCTGGGTCCACCCAAATTTCCTCAACGCCTAAACGCTCAGCTTCTTCAGCTTTCAACCGCAAAAATTCACAGACTTCACCAACCACGTCTTCGTAATCGACCAGGCTCTGCATGGTGGCTGGTGTGCCACGGCTGTGCATGGCTACCCAGCCGACCCCCAGTCGGGCGGCTACGGGCGCCAGCGATGCTGAAACGTCGTTAATCAAGGTGGCGCCGGCGGCCACGGCCGCTTCGGCAACCGTTGGTTTAACGGTGTCAATAGAAACCCGGATATGAGGTGCCAACGCCGCCACCACCGGGATAGCTCGGGCCAGTTCGGTGGCCTCATCAATTGGAGAAGCCCCCGGACGGGTAGATTCAGCACCCACGTCGATAATTTGAGCACCTTCATCGATCAGATCGCGCCCATGCGCGATCGCCGCGTTCACATCTAGAAACTGGCCACCGTCCGAGAACGAATCGGGGGTCACATTCACAACGCCCATAACCAGTGGTGGCTGCGGGGCAGGCTTAAAGGCCACCGGGTTGGTTCGGCCATTAAAGCCGGGGTTAAGCGGGTTGGGGCTGCTCATGATTTGGGGTTCGTAACCCCAAAAATATCCAGAAGCTCTTCCGGTTTCGCCACAATGTGATGAGCACCGGCACCGCTTAGCTCGGCTTCGTCACCAAAACCCCATTCCACACCAACGCCAGTCAAACTATGGGCGTGGGCGGCCTTCATATCGTGGTAGCGGTCGCCAATCATGGCCGAGCCGTGGCGGCTAAACGGTTCTACCTGCTGCACCGCTCGCGCCAAGGTTTCAACCTTGCCTTCTTCATCGTCTTGCAACGGACCAAACACCGCTTCGAAAAACACGTTGTAACCCAGTGCTTCTAAAATGGGTGGCACTAAAGCTTGGGTTTTTGAGGTACAGATTACTAAGCGCTCCACCTCCGCTAAGGCCTCAAGCGTTTCGCGCATTCCCGGGTAAGAAATGGCTTGCTCCACTGAAATAACGCTGTAGAAAGACCGATACTGCTCGATCATCTCCTCGATGGTTTCTTGGTCACGTCCGTATTCACGCGCTAGAGCGGTAAAACTGACCCGAATCGGGGGCCCGATATACCGCGGCAGCTCAGCGTCGGTGACCTCGGGTAAACCAAGGGGCACAAAGGTGGCGTTCAGCGACTCGCGGATAGGCAGC encodes:
- the folK gene encoding 2-amino-4-hydroxy-6-hydroxymethyldihydropteridine diphosphokinase, with protein sequence MRAFLGLGSNLGDRQAYLRQAVQSIDELTAVSRVYETEPVGGPENQGAYLNLVVQLETNWSPRELLGLCGLLEEAAQRVRKERFGPRTLDVDVLWIDGVEVNEIDLVVPHPRMLLRRFVQVPLLELAPDLADLAWDVDPDDEVVPHGDLFNHASPEPEPEPEPGNSQ
- a CDS encoding DNA-3-methyladenine glycosylase, with the translated sequence MLILTTRWCHTETCSTMPHQNQNQNQNPVTRNSQAKGNSGREPHIGQPQPLPYEGPLNMVTMFKYFSRRAIGGVEQVDLENSTYRRSVRVDGQMGIIEIQALSDGRLEWSSSFNQSQPSEAIEARVRAIFGLDQPIVEAHQLLGSDQFLAPIVAVHSGLRVAGTWDPFETGVRTIMGQQVSVAGASTIAARFVERLGTRMDRVGDCVDTLGADCPQYLFPTPATVAEANLDAIGMPQARVNAIRGFANAVAEGQVVLDKAVPLDELISSICAIKGLGPWTAHYIAMRLGHHDAFPAADLGLRKALATTGDDGVSNVPNTRQLEARSEAWRPWRSLAAMLLWHHNSQP
- the panC gene encoding pantoate--beta-alanine ligase; its protein translation is MEEITQIAALRKVLDSRRASGATIGLVPTMGYLHEGHISLMARARSECDVVVATIFVNPLQFGPSEDLSSYPRDLERDRQLAVGAGVDFLFVPEVTEMYPQAVVTTVSVSGVSEEMEGATRPTHFSGVATVVAKILNIVGATRAYFGEKDFQQLAVVKRMVSDLSFPVEVVGCETIREPDGLALSSRNAYLSEIERQSATVLKRALDTGAKAIASGERNGNAIRQLMSDVVAKEPVASLDYAQVADPDTLEAVHDLSPYGGQNVRLLIAAQVGKPRLLDNISAAVPLSEPHLYTADSLKTDGSPPSSFSSGGN
- a CDS encoding DUF2520 domain-containing protein, whose protein sequence is MPNVRIIGPGRAGRALAIALVAAGWELEDFVGRDDELTHMAIGPDLLVIATPDDAIANVANAILPAPGTVVAHLAGSLGLDVLGAHAHKAVLHPLVTIPNAEVGAQRLLGAWYSIAANTPGATRLIEEVVQTLHGQPIPVADENRAVYHAAAAVASNHLVALLAQVERLGEQAGVPLEAYLELVRMSVDNVEQIGPKAALTGPAARGDMATIARHLAAMPEAERPLYLALSEAAQKLAGHATPGLEA
- the folP gene encoding dihydropteroate synthase; the encoded protein is MSSPNPLNPGFNGRTNPVAFKPAPQPPLVMGVVNVTPDSFSDGGQFLDVNAAIAHGRDLIDEGAQIIDVGAESTRPGASPIDEATELARAIPVVAALAPHIRVSIDTVKPTVAEAAVAAGATLINDVSASLAPVAARLGVGWVAMHSRGTPATMQSLVDYEDVVGEVCEFLRLKAEEAERLGVEEIWVDPGIGFAKTGLQNVKLLANLDALCSLGWPVLVGTSRKRFLGQLLAESDAAGAARARAARPESTKTAGVSGNLDDRVSSVGNDDLPVDLVNVAERLEGSIATVTWALASGASMVRVHDVSASVEAVSVVAGSINEH
- the folB gene encoding dihydroneopterin aldolase; its protein translation is MSASDQIILSGLRAVGFCGALPEEQERPQPFEVDLVVEADLPAAGASDRLEDTIDYGTLGEAVVGIITRHRFVLIERMAEVITERVLEDQRVSTVTVTVKKLRPPVPFALETSSVRITRTRS
- a CDS encoding HAD hydrolase-like protein, with product MTRILFFDLDGCLVDSTLPIRESLNATFVPLGLPEVTDAELPRYIGPPIRVSFTALAREYGRDQETIEEMIEQYRSFYSVISVEQAISYPGMRETLEALAEVERLVICTSKTQALVPPILEALGYNVFFEAVFGPLQDDEEGKVETLARAVQQVEPFSRHGSAMIGDRYHDMKAAHAHSLTGVGVEWGFGDEAELSGAGAHHIVAKPEELLDIFGVTNPKS
- the nadB gene encoding L-aspartate oxidase — translated: MSSPKPELDLLIIGSGVAGLSAALAAAQVHNLSVGVLTKGEITQSNTRWAQGGVAAVMSTEADSTDLHLADTLAAGAGLCDVEAVRVLVEDGPRRVAELINAGAIFDRGEDGEYLLAREGGHSLARIFHAGGAATGAEVERSLAEAVRATATRIHEHTFVVDLIVEDDRCVGVRALTASANALEPGHTAPANADVMAIRARHVLIATGGSGQLFAVTTNPAEATGDGIAMALRAGVAVADVEFMQFHPSALHHPSMPRPLLSEALRGHGALIKDTNGERFVDELLPRDQVSRAMLERMLALGVDHCLLDARHLENFEARFPSIYRSLADVGLDPTKDLLPIAPAAHYHCGGIVTDLNGATTLRGLWAAGETAASGVHGANRLASNSLLEGMVFGHRAVEAIARGEDGPEATGAMRSLAAAVRHDSSKAPLGDPTATVGVAARWLGVAEELFPTRVVATRSALAKPVVTAAPIGQEDVDVVHNNVMSVGDLSSEQQDELASIRHRFSNLMTKGAGVARNTASLAEVISGVNQLAGQFPREARLTPHHIELLNLFEAGSALAVAAAARRESRGCHLRTDFPSVSTQWQERLVIGDVGILQRSIRPAPVAQGRLDTQ